One segment of Streptosporangium brasiliense DNA contains the following:
- a CDS encoding SsgA family sporulation/cell division regulator, giving the protein MNSATVSAELGLRLVVPDRTTVPLLAGLSYTADDPYAIRMAFHVGNDEPVEWIFARELLTVGIVRRVGDGDVQVWPARADGERTLHISLTSPFGQALFEVPLAPLTEFLHRTYELVPAGRETDFMDLDAELSNMLWSS; this is encoded by the coding sequence ATGAACAGCGCCACCGTCTCTGCCGAGCTTGGCCTTCGGCTTGTGGTCCCCGACCGTACCACCGTCCCCCTGCTCGCCGGACTCAGCTACACGGCCGATGATCCCTACGCGATCAGAATGGCATTCCATGTGGGGAACGACGAACCGGTCGAGTGGATCTTTGCCCGCGAACTGCTGACAGTCGGCATCGTGCGGCGTGTCGGCGACGGAGACGTCCAGGTGTGGCCCGCGCGCGCCGACGGCGAGCGCACCCTGCACATCAGTCTCACGTCACCGTTCGGACAGGCCCTGTTCGAGGTGCCGCTGGCTCCGCTGACGGAGTTCCTGCACCGCACCTACGAGCTGGTGCCGGCCGGTCGCGAGACCGACTTCATGGATCTCGACGCCGAGCTCAGCAACATGCTCTGGAGCTCCTGA
- a CDS encoding potassium channel family protein codes for MAGRGNDPVVVIGLGRFGSSLAVELARRGTEVLAIDSRPKVVQSMAGRLTHVVAADSTDIEALRQLGVPDFYRAVVAIGTDLESSILTTSLLVELEIEDVWAKAVSRDHGRILERVGAHHVILPEHDMGERLARLLNGRMLDYMGVDGDYALVKTRPPREFVGVPLAHSGLRRKYGVTVVCVKGQHDEFTYAAADTVLGYGDVIIIAGRVEEVERFTELP; via the coding sequence TTGGCCGGCAGAGGGAACGATCCCGTGGTGGTGATCGGGCTCGGCAGGTTCGGCAGCTCGCTCGCCGTGGAGCTCGCCCGCCGGGGGACCGAGGTGCTGGCCATCGACAGCCGGCCCAAGGTGGTGCAGAGCATGGCGGGCAGGCTCACCCACGTCGTCGCCGCCGACTCCACCGACATCGAGGCCCTGCGCCAGCTCGGCGTGCCCGACTTCTACCGGGCGGTGGTCGCCATCGGCACCGACCTCGAATCCAGCATCCTCACCACGTCCCTGCTGGTCGAGCTGGAGATCGAGGACGTCTGGGCCAAGGCGGTCAGCCGTGACCACGGACGCATCCTGGAGCGGGTCGGCGCCCATCACGTGATCCTTCCCGAGCACGACATGGGAGAACGGCTGGCCCGCCTGCTGAACGGCCGGATGCTCGACTACATGGGGGTGGACGGCGACTACGCGCTGGTCAAGACCCGGCCCCCCAGGGAGTTCGTCGGCGTCCCCCTCGCCCACTCCGGGCTGCGCCGCAAATACGGGGTGACCGTGGTCTGCGTCAAGGGCCAGCACGACGAGTTCACCTACGCCGCGGCCGACACCGTCCTGGGCTACGGGGACGTGATCATCATCGCGGGCCGGGTCGAAGAGGTGGAGCGCTTCACCGAGCTGCCGTGA
- a CDS encoding TIGR03564 family F420-dependent LLM class oxidoreductase has protein sequence MRIGLLLNEPEGTDVLGRLRGRIARAADDGFSSAWMSNVFGLDALTALAVAGSQVPGIELGTAVVPTYPRHPAALAQQALTANAALDGRLALGVGLSHQIVIEGMYGYGFDRPARHMREYLSVLVPLVRGEQVAFEGETLKARLGLTTPGAGGMPVLVAALGPRMLKLAGELADGTVLWMTGPKTVAEHVAPAVTEAARAAGRPAPRIVCALPVCVTDDVEAARARAAEVFEVYGRLPSYRAMLDREGAESPADVAVVGDEDAVSAQIESLAKAGVTDFVAAEYASDRRTREFLRTLR, from the coding sequence ATGCGGATCGGACTGTTACTCAACGAACCCGAGGGCACGGACGTGCTGGGCAGGCTGCGGGGGCGGATCGCCCGCGCGGCCGACGACGGCTTCTCCTCCGCCTGGATGTCCAACGTCTTCGGCCTCGACGCGCTGACCGCGCTCGCCGTGGCCGGCAGCCAGGTGCCGGGGATCGAACTCGGCACCGCCGTCGTCCCCACCTACCCGCGTCACCCGGCGGCCCTCGCCCAGCAGGCGCTCACGGCCAACGCCGCCCTGGACGGGCGGCTCGCGCTCGGCGTCGGCCTGTCGCACCAGATCGTCATCGAGGGCATGTACGGCTACGGCTTCGACAGGCCCGCCCGGCACATGCGCGAATACCTGTCCGTCCTGGTGCCGCTGGTGCGCGGGGAGCAGGTGGCCTTCGAAGGCGAGACCCTCAAGGCGCGGCTCGGGCTGACCACGCCGGGCGCCGGGGGCATGCCCGTGCTCGTGGCCGCGCTGGGCCCGCGCATGCTCAAGCTGGCCGGGGAGCTGGCCGACGGCACCGTGCTGTGGATGACCGGTCCCAAGACCGTGGCCGAGCACGTGGCGCCCGCCGTCACCGAGGCCGCCCGCGCCGCCGGGCGGCCCGCGCCGAGGATCGTCTGCGCGCTCCCGGTCTGCGTCACCGACGACGTCGAGGCCGCCAGGGCGCGGGCCGCCGAGGTCTTCGAGGTCTACGGCCGGCTGCCGTCCTACCGGGCGATGCTCGACAGGGAGGGCGCCGAGAGCCCGGCCGATGTGGCGGTCGTCGGCGACGAGGACGCGGTCTCCGCCCAGATCGAGTCGCTCGCCAAGGCCGGGGTCACCGACTTCGTGGCCGCCGAGTACGCCTCGGACCGCCGGACCAGGGAGTTCCTCAGGACCCTGCGGTAG
- a CDS encoding PaaX family transcriptional regulator C-terminal domain-containing protein: MTYEDDLLGLRPMTARSVILSTLLGTHPPRLRAGHLVRVGALFGIPEGTVRVALSRMVAAGDVAQREGHYELSERLRLRQARQDESRSPGTRRWDGGWEVAIVTAERRPAAERAALREAMAALRLAEIREGVWMRPDNLRRARPPVVAGQCAFLRAVPEEDPAALAGSLWDLPGWARHARALQGAFDAATTVADRFALAAAALRHLLADPLLPAGLLPGDWPGDGLRHRYDLFETEFGSLVRDHL; this comes from the coding sequence ATGACGTACGAAGACGACCTGCTCGGGCTCCGGCCGATGACCGCGCGTTCGGTCATCCTCAGCACGCTGCTGGGCACCCATCCCCCGCGGCTGAGGGCCGGCCACCTGGTGCGGGTGGGCGCCCTGTTCGGCATCCCCGAGGGCACGGTCCGGGTCGCGCTGTCGCGGATGGTCGCCGCGGGCGACGTCGCGCAGCGGGAGGGCCACTACGAGCTCAGCGAGCGCCTGCGCCTGCGGCAGGCCCGCCAGGACGAGAGCCGCTCGCCCGGCACCCGCCGCTGGGACGGCGGCTGGGAGGTCGCGATCGTCACCGCCGAGCGGCGGCCCGCCGCCGAGCGGGCCGCGCTCCGGGAGGCCATGGCGGCGCTGCGCCTGGCCGAGATCCGCGAGGGCGTGTGGATGCGGCCGGACAACCTGCGCAGGGCCCGGCCCCCCGTCGTCGCCGGGCAGTGCGCCTTCCTGCGGGCGGTCCCGGAGGAGGACCCCGCCGCGCTGGCGGGATCCCTGTGGGATCTCCCCGGCTGGGCCCGGCACGCGCGGGCGCTGCAGGGGGCCTTCGACGCGGCGACCACCGTCGCCGACCGGTTCGCCCTGGCCGCCGCCGCCCTGCGCCACCTGCTGGCCGACCCGCTGCTGCCGGCCGGGCTGCTGCCCGGCGACTGGCCCGGCGACGGGCTCAGGCACCGCTACGACCTGTTCGAGACCGAGTTCGGGAGCCTCGTCCGCGACCATCTGTAG
- a CDS encoding acyl-CoA dehydrogenase family protein — protein sequence MASYLIEPVDRLPFGGPDKARRYATGRYPGAAGLNWYGSDPTLRFLMRRHLGADALEWAEPHLRRAGALMSGPILEHAEETDRNPPRLERYDRWGHEVGRIVMPPSFEAARRDLVAGAFTRPEFVREAKAAGADPVTMGLAWNYLLYQADIGMGCALGTGGDMVVLMAEAFAPQDVKERVREIFADGMFSGEAAQMFTERTGGSDLAALESTATPAGDAWRLNGLKWFASNANGSAFVVLAKPEGGPDGSRGVAPFLVLRERRDGGRNGIRVRRLKDKLGTRSVASAEIEFTDAEAFLLAPGSGDGGAGDGKGLGRMMELTNGARLGIATMGLGCARRALVESLCYARGREAFGAALIDQPLMRRKLAELIVEVEAAQALVFDGFHNRLRLGPALIKLRAARLGVTAASDAIEVHGGNGYIEQWPVARILRDAQVNPVWEGGDNILCLDVRRAVERDQHLPFFDRLAEAVRHAPPGDDPTAQLVSDRIDRLREAVGLWRGLDPVTAEARLFPLAQFMADVYAAALLLEQAGWERRELGTDRKALVARLYARAHLADHGPLRGIDHVAEDLDRFKDLADGALADDRP from the coding sequence ATGGCTTCCTACCTCATCGAGCCGGTCGACCGGCTGCCCTTCGGCGGCCCGGACAAGGCCCGGCGCTACGCCACCGGGCGCTACCCGGGCGCGGCCGGCCTCAACTGGTACGGTTCGGACCCCACGCTGCGCTTCCTGATGCGCCGCCACCTCGGCGCCGACGCCCTGGAATGGGCGGAGCCGCACCTGCGACGGGCGGGCGCGCTGATGAGCGGCCCCATCCTGGAGCACGCCGAGGAGACCGACCGGAACCCGCCCCGGCTGGAGAGATACGACCGCTGGGGCCATGAGGTCGGCCGGATCGTCATGCCGCCGTCCTTCGAGGCGGCCCGCAGGGACCTGGTCGCCGGGGCCTTCACCCGTCCGGAGTTCGTCCGGGAGGCCAAGGCCGCCGGGGCCGATCCGGTGACCATGGGGCTGGCCTGGAACTACCTGCTCTACCAGGCCGACATCGGGATGGGCTGCGCGCTCGGCACCGGCGGCGACATGGTGGTGCTGATGGCCGAGGCGTTCGCGCCCCAGGACGTCAAGGAACGGGTCAGGGAGATCTTCGCGGACGGGATGTTCTCCGGCGAGGCCGCGCAGATGTTCACCGAGCGCACCGGCGGCTCCGATCTCGCCGCCCTGGAGTCCACCGCCACCCCGGCGGGGGACGCCTGGCGGCTGAACGGCCTGAAGTGGTTCGCTTCCAACGCCAACGGCTCCGCCTTCGTGGTGCTGGCCAAGCCCGAGGGAGGCCCCGACGGCAGCCGGGGCGTGGCGCCCTTCCTCGTGCTGCGCGAGCGCCGTGACGGCGGCCGCAACGGCATCCGTGTCCGCAGGCTCAAGGACAAGCTGGGCACCAGGTCGGTGGCCTCGGCGGAGATCGAGTTCACCGACGCCGAGGCGTTCCTGCTGGCGCCGGGGAGCGGGGACGGGGGCGCCGGCGACGGCAAGGGCCTGGGCCGGATGATGGAGCTGACCAACGGGGCCCGGCTCGGGATCGCCACGATGGGCCTGGGCTGCGCCCGGCGCGCGCTGGTCGAGTCGCTCTGCTACGCCCGCGGCCGCGAGGCCTTCGGCGCGGCCCTCATCGACCAGCCGCTCATGCGCCGCAAGCTGGCCGAGCTGATCGTCGAGGTGGAGGCGGCCCAGGCGCTGGTCTTCGACGGGTTCCACAACAGGCTGCGCCTCGGCCCGGCCCTGATCAAGCTCAGGGCCGCCCGGCTCGGCGTCACCGCGGCCAGCGACGCCATCGAGGTGCACGGCGGCAACGGCTACATCGAGCAGTGGCCGGTCGCCCGCATCCTGCGCGACGCCCAGGTCAACCCGGTGTGGGAGGGCGGTGACAACATCCTCTGCCTGGACGTGCGCCGGGCCGTCGAAAGAGATCAGCACCTGCCGTTCTTCGACCGGCTGGCGGAGGCCGTACGGCACGCGCCGCCCGGCGACGACCCCACCGCGCAGCTGGTGTCGGACCGGATCGACCGGCTGCGGGAGGCCGTGGGCCTGTGGCGCGGCCTCGACCCGGTCACCGCCGAGGCCAGGCTCTTCCCGCTGGCGCAGTTCATGGCCGACGTCTACGCCGCCGCGCTGCTGCTGGAGCAGGCCGGCTGGGAGCGCCGCGAGCTCGGCACCGACCGCAAGGCGCTGGTCGCCCGCCTCTACGCCCGCGCCCACCTCGCCGACCACGGCCCGCTGCGCGGCATCGACCACGTCGCCGAGGACCTCGACCGGTTCAAGGACCTCGCGGACGGGGCCCTCGCCGACGACCGGCCGTGA
- the dapD gene encoding 2,3,4,5-tetrahydropyridine-2,6-dicarboxylate N-succinyltransferase has product MNTAAQNSGAHGAGIATITPDGTVLDTWFPSPQLGEPSSPGTRRLTPEEAVEALGSAVAALLGPDEDRGVEVVAVHTGIAKLSEAPADAHDAYLRLHLLSTRLVQPHGLNLDGLFGVLSNVVWTNHGPCPVEGFEAVRLRLRARGQVTVYGVDKFPRMVDYVMPSGVRIAEADRVRLGAHLATGTTVMHEGFVNFNAGTLGVSMVEGRISAGVVVGDGSDVGGGASIMGTLSGGGKQVIAIGERCLLGANSGVGISLGDDCVVEAGLYVTAGTKVVLPDGRVVKAAELSGSSGLLFRRNSTSGAVEVVARKGTGVELNSALHAND; this is encoded by the coding sequence GTGAACACAGCAGCACAGAACTCAGGCGCTCACGGTGCCGGCATCGCGACCATCACCCCCGACGGGACCGTGCTCGACACCTGGTTCCCCTCCCCCCAGCTGGGGGAGCCGTCCTCGCCGGGCACCCGGCGGCTGACCCCGGAGGAGGCCGTCGAGGCGCTCGGCTCCGCGGTCGCCGCGCTGCTCGGCCCCGACGAGGACCGCGGGGTGGAGGTGGTCGCGGTGCACACCGGGATCGCCAAGCTGTCGGAGGCGCCCGCCGACGCCCACGACGCCTACCTCCGCCTCCACCTGCTCTCGACCCGCCTGGTCCAGCCGCACGGGCTGAACCTCGACGGCCTGTTCGGCGTGCTGAGCAACGTGGTGTGGACCAACCACGGCCCGTGCCCCGTCGAGGGCTTCGAGGCCGTACGGCTGCGCCTGCGCGCCCGCGGCCAGGTGACCGTCTACGGCGTGGACAAGTTCCCCCGGATGGTCGACTACGTGATGCCCTCCGGCGTCCGGATCGCCGAGGCCGACCGCGTCCGCCTCGGCGCGCACCTGGCCACCGGCACGACCGTGATGCACGAGGGCTTCGTCAACTTCAACGCCGGGACGCTCGGCGTCTCCATGGTCGAGGGCCGCATCTCGGCGGGCGTGGTCGTGGGCGACGGCTCCGACGTGGGCGGCGGCGCCTCGATCATGGGCACCCTGTCCGGCGGGGGCAAGCAGGTCATCGCCATCGGCGAGCGCTGCCTGCTGGGCGCCAACAGCGGCGTCGGCATCTCCCTCGGCGACGACTGCGTCGTGGAGGCCGGCCTCTACGTCACCGCCGGGACCAAGGTCGTCCTGCCGGACGGCCGGGTCGTCAAGGCCGCCGAGCTCTCCGGCTCCTCCGGCCTGCTGTTCCGCCGCAACTCCACCTCCGGCGCCGTCGAGGTCGTCGCCCGCAAGGGCACCGGTGTGGAGCTCAACAGCGCCCTGCACGCCAACGACTGA